A genomic stretch from Achromobacter spanius includes:
- a CDS encoding Bug family tripartite tricarboxylate transporter substrate binding protein, whose amino-acid sequence MMKRLLAGVALACIGVTGPSHAQDPYPNRPVRIVVPFSPGGATDIMSRLLAEQLTAKLGQTVIVENKPGGGTMIASDYVSRAAPDGYTLLMAASSLGIAPSIYAKVNYDPIKDFAPVSQVASVVHVLEVHPSVPAKNVGELIAYLKANPGKVSYGSVGAGSSTHLEAELFNSMAGVQMAHIPYKGSAPALNDLVAGRIQVMFDAWASSGPFVKDGKLRALAVTTTKPSASVPDLPTVAASGLPGYSAMPWLGLVAPAGTPQAAIDKLYQSLAQILAQPEVKAKFTGLGLDIIGSDPKAFSAFIRQDVSTWAKVARESNIRLE is encoded by the coding sequence ATGATGAAAAGACTATTGGCCGGCGTGGCGCTGGCCTGCATTGGCGTGACAGGTCCATCGCACGCCCAGGACCCGTATCCCAACCGCCCCGTGCGTATCGTGGTGCCGTTTTCGCCTGGTGGCGCGACGGACATCATGAGCCGCCTGCTGGCCGAGCAGTTGACGGCCAAGCTGGGCCAGACCGTCATTGTGGAAAACAAGCCGGGCGGGGGCACGATGATTGCGTCCGACTACGTGTCGCGCGCCGCGCCCGACGGCTACACGCTGCTGATGGCGGCGTCGTCGCTGGGCATCGCGCCCAGCATCTACGCCAAGGTCAACTACGACCCCATCAAGGATTTCGCGCCGGTCAGCCAGGTGGCCTCGGTGGTGCATGTGCTGGAGGTGCATCCGTCGGTTCCGGCCAAGAACGTGGGTGAGCTCATCGCCTATCTGAAAGCCAACCCCGGCAAGGTCAGCTATGGCTCGGTGGGCGCTGGCAGCTCCACGCATCTTGAGGCCGAACTCTTCAACAGCATGGCCGGCGTGCAGATGGCGCATATTCCGTACAAGGGCAGCGCGCCCGCGTTGAACGATCTGGTGGCCGGACGCATCCAGGTGATGTTCGACGCCTGGGCTTCGTCGGGCCCGTTCGTCAAGGACGGCAAGTTGCGCGCGCTGGCAGTGACGACCACGAAGCCCTCGGCTTCCGTGCCGGACCTGCCGACCGTGGCGGCGTCCGGGCTGCCGGGCTATTCGGCCATGCCGTGGTTGGGTCTGGTGGCGCCGGCGGGCACGCCGCAAGCCGCGATCGACAAGCTCTACCAGAGCCTGGCGCAGATTCTGGCGCAGCCCGAGGTGAAGGCGAAGTTCACGGGCCTGGGGCTGGACATCATCGGCAGCGATCCCAAGGCCTTCTCCGCCTTCATCCGGCAAGACGTAAGCACCTGGGCCAAGGTGGCGCGCGAATCCAATATTCGACTGGAGTAG
- a CDS encoding acetate--CoA ligase family protein, which translates to MRPALDCLLDPHSIAMIGASANAGRIGGMPLELLTRFGYAGGIYPVNPKYQEVFGKRCWPDIESVPEPVDLAVLAIAAADVTPMLRRCHAKGVRAAIVYAAGFAEAGGEGARLQDELEAFVAQSGMAVAGPNCMGFANLNTQAHTAFASVFKTAPAQSGPGVVSLLTQSGNVCAAVYAIARRLDLPFSHFINTGNEACLDFSQYLEYLAGDPSTEIVLGYIEQLRDGERFVRACRELERQGKLLIALKAGNTDKGAQAVRSHTSALAGDRRVYAAAFRQLNVIEATDFAQMAHLASLATLRHRSAGKRVAVLTMSGALGAILADKFIGAGLDLPDLPEDLQSVLRGGIPDYGMVGNPVDVTGNVVNDPDFVRTVLQALATTDAIDAVVVYAPGYMLDRMADALAEASRQHARLFIAIDTGLAQSRAALREAEVAVFEDLGQAVSALAPYLLWCEARGSHRIAPAPRLDAAAVPALPCNEADARAYLAAFGLPQAQARPARSADEAVADARAAGYPVALKILSADIAHKTDVGGVALGLADDDAVMAAREQILHSAAAAQPDARIDGVLVQKMERGVAELIVGATRDPVFGPVLTVGLGGVLTEIYQDTSHRLLPVDEDMAMQMLRELKAFALLDGYRGKPRADLAAACRSIVAVGNAMLAAPANVAEIEVNPLLIKEAGQGVAVLDALILPATP; encoded by the coding sequence ATGAGGCCCGCGCTGGATTGCCTGCTGGATCCGCACTCCATCGCGATGATCGGCGCCAGCGCCAACGCGGGCCGCATTGGCGGCATGCCGCTGGAATTGCTGACGCGCTTTGGCTACGCGGGCGGCATCTATCCGGTCAACCCGAAGTACCAGGAAGTGTTCGGCAAGCGCTGCTGGCCCGACATTGAATCCGTGCCCGAGCCGGTGGACCTGGCGGTGCTGGCGATTGCCGCGGCCGATGTCACGCCGATGCTGCGCCGCTGCCACGCCAAGGGCGTGCGCGCGGCCATCGTCTATGCGGCGGGTTTTGCGGAAGCGGGCGGTGAGGGCGCGCGCCTGCAAGACGAACTGGAAGCCTTCGTGGCGCAAAGCGGCATGGCCGTGGCCGGGCCCAACTGCATGGGTTTCGCCAACTTGAACACGCAGGCGCACACGGCGTTTGCGTCGGTGTTCAAGACCGCGCCGGCGCAGTCCGGGCCGGGCGTGGTCAGCCTGCTGACGCAAAGCGGCAATGTGTGCGCGGCGGTGTACGCCATCGCGCGCCGGCTTGACCTGCCTTTCTCGCATTTCATCAACACCGGCAATGAAGCCTGCCTGGATTTCTCACAGTACCTGGAATATCTGGCGGGCGATCCGAGCACGGAAATCGTGCTGGGCTATATCGAACAACTGCGTGACGGCGAACGCTTCGTGCGGGCCTGCCGCGAACTGGAACGCCAGGGCAAGCTGCTGATTGCGCTGAAGGCCGGCAACACCGACAAGGGCGCGCAGGCCGTGCGTTCGCACACGTCGGCGCTGGCGGGTGACCGGCGCGTGTATGCGGCGGCGTTTCGTCAACTGAACGTGATTGAAGCCACCGACTTTGCGCAGATGGCGCACCTGGCCAGCCTGGCCACGCTGCGCCACCGCAGCGCCGGCAAGCGCGTGGCGGTGTTGACGATGTCGGGCGCGCTGGGCGCGATCCTGGCCGACAAGTTCATCGGCGCGGGCCTGGACTTGCCCGATCTGCCCGAAGACTTGCAGTCCGTGCTGCGCGGGGGCATTCCCGATTACGGCATGGTTGGCAACCCGGTGGACGTAACCGGCAACGTGGTCAACGACCCCGACTTCGTGCGCACGGTGCTGCAAGCGCTGGCCACCACCGACGCCATCGACGCGGTGGTGGTCTATGCACCCGGCTACATGCTGGACCGCATGGCCGATGCCTTGGCCGAGGCGTCGCGCCAGCATGCGCGCCTGTTCATCGCCATCGATACCGGCCTGGCCCAAAGCCGCGCGGCCTTGCGCGAAGCCGAGGTGGCCGTGTTTGAAGACCTGGGGCAGGCGGTGTCCGCGCTGGCGCCTTATCTGCTGTGGTGCGAAGCGCGCGGTAGTCATCGCATTGCGCCCGCGCCCCGCCTGGATGCGGCGGCGGTGCCGGCGCTGCCCTGCAACGAAGCCGATGCACGCGCCTACCTGGCCGCCTTCGGTCTGCCGCAGGCCCAGGCTCGCCCGGCGCGTAGTGCCGACGAAGCCGTGGCCGATGCGCGCGCCGCGGGCTATCCCGTGGCCTTGAAGATCCTTAGCGCCGACATCGCGCACAAGACGGACGTGGGCGGCGTGGCGCTGGGCCTGGCGGATGACGACGCCGTCATGGCTGCGCGCGAACAGATCCTGCATTCGGCGGCGGCCGCGCAACCGGATGCCCGCATCGACGGCGTGCTGGTGCAGAAAATGGAACGCGGCGTGGCCGAGTTGATCGTGGGTGCCACGCGCGACCCGGTCTTTGGTCCCGTGCTGACCGTGGGGCTGGGCGGCGTGCTGACGGAGATCTATCAAGACACCAGCCACCGGCTGCTGCCCGTGGACGAAGACATGGCCATGCAGATGCTGCGCGAGCTGAAGGCGTTTGCGCTGCTGGACGGCTACCGGGGTAAGCCGCGCGCCGATCTGGCGGCGGCTTGCCGAAGTATCGTCGCCGTGGGCAACGCCATGCTGGCCGCGCCGGCGAACGTGGCGGAAATTGAAGTCAATCCCTTGCTGATCAAAGAGGCGGGACAAGGCGTTGCGGTACTGGACGCGCTGATCCTGCCCGCAACCCCGTAG
- a CDS encoding enoyl-CoA hydratase, translating to MEYATLAVEHHDSVCRISLARESARNAQSQQMLDELDDALTRAEQDDAVRVVVLAGRGAHFSAGHDLKEAQAKRADFTVEERWEYESRRYYGYCLRIWDFPKPTVAQVQGACVAGGFMIANMCDLVVCADTAYFSDPVGHTLAAAATEVLIHPWVMGLRKAKEMLYTGEKVDAQEALRIGMVNRVVPEAELDDATLALARRIAQAPPFGLRLIKRSLNRTADAQGFRTALSAHFDTHQLSHLSEEFQAVRERGLAQAIQRNKKGETA from the coding sequence ATGGAATACGCCACCCTGGCCGTCGAGCACCACGACTCGGTCTGCCGCATCAGCCTGGCGCGCGAGTCCGCGCGCAACGCCCAAAGCCAGCAGATGCTGGATGAGCTGGACGACGCCCTGACCCGCGCCGAGCAGGACGACGCCGTCCGGGTGGTGGTGCTGGCCGGGCGCGGCGCGCATTTCTCGGCGGGCCACGACTTGAAAGAAGCGCAGGCCAAGCGCGCGGACTTCACCGTGGAAGAGCGCTGGGAATATGAATCGCGCCGCTATTACGGCTACTGCCTGCGCATCTGGGACTTTCCCAAGCCCACGGTGGCCCAGGTGCAGGGCGCCTGCGTGGCCGGCGGATTCATGATCGCCAATATGTGCGACCTGGTCGTGTGCGCCGACACGGCGTACTTCTCCGACCCGGTCGGCCACACGCTTGCCGCCGCCGCCACCGAAGTGCTGATCCACCCCTGGGTGATGGGCCTGCGCAAAGCCAAGGAAATGCTCTACACCGGCGAAAAGGTCGACGCCCAGGAAGCGCTGCGCATCGGCATGGTGAACCGCGTGGTGCCCGAGGCCGAGCTGGACGACGCCACGTTGGCGTTGGCGCGACGCATCGCGCAGGCGCCGCCGTTCGGGCTGCGGCTGATCAAGCGGTCGTTGAACCGCACCGCCGATGCGCAAGGCTTTCGCACCGCGCTATCGGCCCACTTTGACACGCATCAACTGTCGCACCTGAGCGAAGAATTCCAGGCGGTGCGCGAGCGCGGCCTGGCGCAAGCCATTCAGCGCAACAAGAAGGGCGAAACGGCATGA
- a CDS encoding IclR family transcriptional regulator translates to MNKIMATGGTQSMRRALGLLRVLAQHQEDGIDLQGVMTATGLERSTAHRLLSCLLEEQFAERDGRTRRYRLGVDSMQLGFAALRRTPLLDALRPFAQKLARLSGDTVFLVIRQGDYALCLLREAGSFPVKVFTIDQGERRLLGVGAGGLALMASLADEEIASLYARHAASYAQIGVSSTALMKAVKQTRAAGYSEIVDTITPGVSGVGVAFPVSELTWVAFSFGAISSRLDAPRRAKMGALLHAECLAWAQDYLGHE, encoded by the coding sequence ATGAACAAGATAATGGCTACCGGCGGGACTCAAAGCATGCGTCGGGCCTTGGGGTTGCTGCGCGTGCTGGCGCAACACCAGGAAGACGGCATCGACCTGCAAGGCGTCATGACGGCTACCGGGCTGGAACGCTCGACTGCCCATCGCCTGTTGAGCTGCCTGCTGGAAGAACAATTCGCTGAACGCGACGGCCGCACCCGGCGCTACCGCCTGGGCGTGGATTCCATGCAATTGGGCTTTGCCGCGCTGCGCCGCACGCCGCTGCTGGACGCGCTGCGCCCCTTCGCGCAGAAGTTGGCGCGGCTGTCGGGCGACACGGTGTTTCTGGTGATCCGCCAGGGCGACTACGCGCTGTGCCTGCTGCGCGAGGCCGGTTCGTTTCCGGTGAAGGTATTCACCATCGATCAGGGCGAGCGCCGACTGCTGGGCGTGGGTGCGGGCGGCCTGGCGCTGATGGCCAGCCTGGCGGATGAAGAGATTGCGTCACTGTATGCGCGGCACGCGGCCAGCTATGCGCAGATCGGGGTATCAAGCACGGCCTTGATGAAGGCCGTGAAGCAGACACGCGCGGCGGGGTATTCCGAGATCGTGGACACGATCACGCCGGGCGTTTCGGGGGTGGGGGTGGCGTTTCCGGTGTCGGAACTGACGTGGGTGGCGTTCAGCTTCGGCGCCATCAGCAGCCGGCTGGATGCGCCGCGCCGCGCCAAGATGGGGGCACTGCTGCACGCCGAATGCCTGGCCTGGGCACAGGACTATCTGGGTCATGAATGA